GCGTTGCTCAGCCCGGCGAAGGCGTCGGACAGTCCGGTCGCGGCGAGCATCTTGTCCCAGTGCCGTTCGGTGAGCAGGACGATCATCACCCGGACGCCGTCGGCGGTCTCGAAGTCGTCGCCGTAAGTACCGTAGATCTCGTTGCCGGACTTGGTGCGTGAGTGGTCGGTCAGTTGCGCTTCGGCGAGATAGCCGAGGTTCCCGGCGGTGGCGAGCGCGACGTCCTCCAGCGCGACTTGGATCGAGCGTCCCCGCCCGGTGAGCTGCCGCTGCCGTTCGGCGGCCAGCAGACCCACCGCGAGATACAGCCCGGCACAGACGTCCCAGGCGGGCAGCACGTGGTTGACCGGCTCGGATCCGGTTCCGGTGAGCAGCGGGAAGCCGGTCCCGGCCTGGACGGTGTAGTCGACTGCCGCGCCGCCGTCGGCTCGGCCGGTGAGCAGGACGTGGATCAGGTCCGGGCGGCGGGCGCGCAAGGCTTCGTACCCGAGGTCGGCGTGTCGCGAAGTGTTGGTCACGACCGCGCACGGACCGCCGTCGACGATCAGGTCGGCCACCCGGCGACGGTCCACTTCGGACTCCAGATCGACCGCGACCGCCCGCTTCCCCTTGTTCAGTCCGGACCAGTAGAGGCTGGTCCCGGAGTCGGCGAGCGGCCAGCGGGTGCGGTCGGCGGCGCCGCCGAGGGGTTCGACTCGCACGACGTCCGCGCCGAGCTGGGCGAGGGTGAGCCCGCACAGCGGCGTGGCGACGTACGCGGACAGTTCGACGACCCGCAGTCCGGCCAGCAGCGCGGGGTTCATGCGCCGGTCACTCCGACACCCGCTCGAAGACCGCGGCCAGACCCTGTCCGCCGCCGATGCACATGGTCTCCAGGCCGTAGCGGGCTTCGCGGCGCTGCATTTCCCGGGCCATCGTGGTGAGGATCCGGGTGCCGGTCGCTCCGACGGGGTGGCCGAGGGAGATGCCGGAGCCGTGCACGTTGAGGCGGTCGAAGTCGGTGTCGCCGAAGCCCCATTCACGCGTGCAGGCCAGTGCCTGTGCGGCGAAGGCCTCGTTGAGTTCGATGAGGTCGATGTCGGACATCTTGAGCTCGGCGCGTTCGAGTGCGAGCGCGGAGGCGGGCACCGGTCCGACGCCCATGATCTTCGGTTCGACTCCGGCGACGCCGTGGGAGACGAGCCGCACGAGCGGGCGCAGGCCGAGTTGGTCCGCGCGCTCGCGGGTGGTGACGATGCAGACGGCGGCGGCGTCGTTCTGTCCACTGGCATTGCCTGCGGTGACGGTCGCTTCGGGGTCTTGCTTGCCCAGCACCGGCCGGAGCTTCGCGAGGGTTTCGACGGTGGTGTCCGGGCGGGGGTGTTCGTCGGTGTCCACGACGACGGTGCCCTTCCGCGTCTCCACCGGCACCGGGATGATCTCCTCGGCGAACACCCCGGACTTCTGCGCGGCGACGGCCCGGCGGTGTGATTCAGCGGCGAGTTGGTCTTGGTCTTCGCGGCTGATGCGGTACTGGCGGCGGAGGTTCTCCGCAGTCTCCAGCATCCCGCCCGGCACCGGGTAGTGCTTGCCGCCGGGCGTCTGACGGCCGCGGGTGAGCGAGTCGTGGAGGTGGACACCCGCTCCGGTGGCGCCCCAGCGGAGGTCGTTGGCGTAGAAGACGGTGTTGGACATGCTTTCCGCGCCGCCCGCGACGATCAGCTCGCTCGCGCCCGCCTGGACCTGCAGCGCGGCCAGCAGTACCGACTGCAGCCCGGACCCGCAGCGCCGGTCGACCTGCATGCCCGGGACGGTCACCGGCAGTCCGGCGTCGAGCGCGACGACGCGGCCGATCGCGGGGGCTTCGGAGGTGGGGTAGCAGTGGCCGAGGATGACGTCGTCGATCGCGTCGGCGGGCAGACCGGTGCGCTCCAGCAGACCCTTGAGCGCGATGGTGCCGAGGTCGGCGGCGGGCACGCTCTTGAGCGATCCGCCGAAGCGGCCGATCGGGGTACGGACGGGTTCGCAGATGACGCCGTCACGCATGGGAAGGGCCTTCCTCGTAGTCGGCTTCAAGGCTGGTGCGCGGTCCGGCGGCCCCGACGAGGGTCAGAGTCGCGCCGCCGGGCCGCGGTTCGGTGCGCAGCTGCGCGGGCTGGCCGCAGAACAACGGCGCCAGGTTGCGATGCGCCAGCCGGGTGACCCGCGCGCCGGGGGAGTCCAGGCGCAGCACCTCGGCGAGGGCGAGGGACATCAGCGGCCCGTGCACAACCAGGCCGGGGTAGCCCTCGACCCGGGTCGCGTACGGCCAGTCGTAGTGGATGCGGTGCGGGTTCGCGGTGGCCGCGGAGAAGCGCATCAGCAGGGAGGGGTCGGTGGCGAAGTCCCAGCCGTCTTCACTGCGGCGGAACGGGGAACCCGCCAGGTCAGCAGGTTCGATCGGGGCTTCGGACGTGGTCGCGCTCGCTTCGCGGTAGACGATGTCCTGGCGCTCCTCGATGAGCGGCGATCCGTCCACATCGGACAACACGGTGCGCACGACGACGATCACCAGCTTCCCGGAGCGGCCGGATTTCTCCGTCACTGAGTCCACAATGGACCTCCGGGTCACCGTCTCGCCGATCTTCGGCGCGTGGTGCAGCAAGACTTCTCCGCCAGCGAACATCCTCCGGGGCAGGTCGATCGCTGGCAGGAACGTGCCGCGCGCGGGGTGTCCGTCCGGACCGAGTTCGGCGGAGACGGGCCAGCGGGGGAGAGCGACCCAGTGCCAGAGCGGCGGCAGGTCGTCGCCCGGCTGCGGTGCGGGCAGTCCGTTGTCGAAGAGTGCGGCCAGCGCCGCGACGGGAGCAGGGTCCACCAGTACGGCGTGGGGTTCCCCGGCGCTCACATGAACCGTCCGCCGGTCACTTCGAGCACCGTGCCGGTCATGTAGGAGGACAGATCCGAGGCGAGGAACAACGCCACCGAAGCGATTTCGCCGACCTCGCCGGCCCGGCCCATCGGGATCTCGGCCATCTTCTGGTCCCAGGCTTTCTGCGGCATGGCCTCGGTCATCGCGGTGCGGATGAGTCCGGGCTGGATCGCGTTGACCCGGACGCCGTGGTGGGCCATCTCCTTGGCGGCGGCTTTGGTGAGCCCGACGATGCCGGCTTTGGCGGCGGAGTAGTTGGTTTGCCCGACCATGCCGACCTTGCCCGACAGCGAGGACAGGTTCACGATCGCGCCGCTCTTGCGCTCGCGCATGATCGCGGCGGCTTTGCGGGTGCCGTTCCAGGTTCCTTTGAGGTGCACGTCGATGACCTGGTCGAAATCGTCCTCGGTCATGGTCCGCATCGTCGCGTCGCGGGTGATGCCCGCGTTGTTGACGAACACGTCGACCGGCGAGGGCGCCGCGGCCAGGAGAGCGTCCACATCGGACGCCCTGGTGACATCGCAGGCGACGCCGATGGCTTCCCCGTCGATGCTGTCGGCGGCTGCCGCGGCTGCCTCGCCGTCGAGGTCGCCGAGCACGACACGGGCACCGTGGGCAACGAACAATTCGGCGATGGCAAGTCCGATACCTTGCGCGCCACCGGTGATGACCGCGGTCCGGCCGTCGAGGAGCGTCATGGTTCCCTCAGATCTTGTTGCGGGCGATGAGCTGCGCGGCGATGACGTTGCGCTGGATCTCGTTGGTGCCTTCGCCGACGATCATCAGCGGCGCGTCGCGGAAATAGCGTTCGACGTCGTATTCCTTGGAGTACCCGTAGCCGCCGTGGACGCGGATCGCATCAAGCGCGACCTGCATCGCGGTCTCGGACGCGAAGAGCTTCGCCATCCCGGCTTCCATGTCCGCGCGCTCGCCCGCGTCGAGCTTCTCCGCGGCGTCCAAGGTGAGCAGCCGGGCGGCGCGCATCTTCGTGGCCATGTCGGCGAGCAGGTTCCCCACGGACTGGTGTTTCCAGATCGGCTTGCCGAAGGACTCGCGCTCCTGGGCATAGCGGACGGCGTCGTTCAGCGCGGCCTGTCCGACGCCTAGCGCCCGCGAGGCGACCTGGATCCGCCCGACCTCCAGCCCCCGCATCATCTGCGACCAGCCCTGGTTCGGTGTGCCGCCGAGGACCGCGTCGGCAGGAACCTTGCGCCCGTCGAACACCAACTCGCACGCCTCGACGCCGCGGTAACCGAGCTTCGGCAGCTTCTTCGAGATGGTGAGCCCGTCGCCGGGTTCCACCAGCAGCACGCTCATCCCGCGGTGGGCGGGGGAGGCCTCGCGATCGGTGATGCACAGCAGCCCGATCAGGCCGGAGTGCGCGGCGTTGGAAATCCAGGTCTTCGACCCGGTGATCGTGTACCCGTCGTCGCCCGGCACCGCGTGGGTGCGCATGGCCTGGAGGTCGCTGCCACCGCCGGGCTCGGTCAGAGCCATCGTCGCACGGATCCGCCCCTCGGCCATGGCGGGCAAGTACTTTTCGCGCTGCTCGGGCGTGCCGAACGTCTTGATCAGGTAGGTGATGACGGAGTGGCCGCCGATGGCTCCGGCGAGGCTCATCCAGCCGCGCGCGAGTTCTTCGGTGACCCGGGCGAAACACGCGGTGCTGACGTCCACCCCGCCGTATTCGGCCGGGGCGAGCAGTCCGAAGAAGCCGAGGGTTTTCATCTCGTCGATGAACTCGGCCGGATAGATGTCGTCGGCCTCGAACTCGCGCACCCGGGGCCGGACCCGCTCGTCCACGAACTCCGCGACCAGGGCGACCATCTGCTGTTCGTCGTCGGTGAGCGTCATCGCCCGTTCCCTTCTCGCGCCTGCCGGAGGACGCGCTGGGCGCGCTCCAGCACCGGCTTGTCGACCATCTGCCCGCCCACTGCGACCGCGCCGCCCGCACCTGCGGCGTCCAGAATGGACTGCGCCCAGCGGACTTCCTCGCGCGTCGGCCGCAGCGCCGCAGCGGCGACGGGCACCTGTTTCGGGTGCACGCACAGCTTCCCGGCGAGCCCGAGCCGCCGCGCGTAGCGGACTTCGTCGGTGAGGTGGAGTTCGTTGTCCAGATCCGCGGTGACGCCGTCGATCGGGCCGGGCAGTCCCGCTGCGGCCGACGCGAGGACAAGCGCGCCCCGAGCGGCGACGAACGCGTCCCGGTCAGCCGGATCGGCGCCCAGTTCTGCGGCCAGGTCGAAGCTGCCGAACGCGAGACGCTGCACATTCGGGACCGTGGCGGTTTCCCTCGCGTCCAGGACCCCGCGCGCGGTTTCGACCAGCGCGATCACGACCGGCAGGACGCCGAGCTGTTCGGCCGCGGCACGCGTCGTCGCCGGTTCGGCCTTGGGCAGCATCACGGTGCACCGACGCTGCCTGAGTACGGCGAGGTCTTCGTCGTGCCAGGCGGTGCCAGCGGCGTTCACGCGCACCGCGCACTCGGGGTTCTCCTCAAGCCACGCGACGACCTGTTCCCGCGCGTACCCCTTGCGCTCCGGCGCGACCGCGTCCTCCAGATCGAGCACGACCAGGCTCGGCCCAGCGGCCAGTGCCTTGCCGAAACGCTCCGGCCGGTCACCGGGGACGAACAGGAGGGTCGTCGCTTCCCGGGCGCGGGTAGCCGCGCGGCTGGTCACTTCTGGGCCTTCTTCGCCTGGCGGACGAGTCCGCCGCCGATGATCAGCCGTTGGATTTCGCTGGTGCCCTCGTAAAGCCGCAGCAGCCGGATGTCGCGGTAGATCCGCTCGACCGGGACGTCGCGCATGTACCCGGTGCCGCCGTGGATCTGCACGGCGAGGTCGGCGACCTTGCCCGCCATCTCGGTGCAGTACAGCTTCGCGGCCGACGGCCCGATCCGACGGTCCTCTCCGGACACGTACCGCGCCGCGGTCTCCCGCACCAGCGCGCGCCCCGCCATCACCCCGGTCTGCTGGTCGGCCAGCATGGCTTGCACCAGCTGGAAATCGCCGATCGGCTGGCCGCCCTGCGTCGCCGACGCCGCATACGCGACCGATTCGTCCAGCGCACGCTGCGCCGAACCCACCGCAAGCGCGGCGATGTGCACGCGACCGCGCGCGAGGGAGGTCATCGCGGCGCGATACCCGTCATCCTCGTTCCCGCCGACCAGCGCGGACCCCGGCACCCGGACGTTGTTGAAGGTGACGTCCGCGGTCCACGCGCCTTCCTGGCCCATCTTCTTGTCCTTGGGCCCGACCTCCAGCCCCGGCGTGTCCGCGGGCACGAGGAACACCGCGATGCCGGGCCCGGAGTCATCCGCCGGACGCGTGCGGGCGAAGACGACGAACAGGTCCGCGATCGGCGCGTTGGTGATGAAGCGTTTCTGCCCGTCGAGCACCCAGTCGTCGCCGTCGCGCACCGCCTTGGTGCGCAGCCCGGCGGGGTTGGACCCGGCTCCGGGCTCGGTCAGCGCGAACGACGCGACCACCTCGCCCGAGGCGATGCGCTCCAGCCACTCGCTCTTCTGCTCGTCCGTGCCGAACCCGACCAGGACCTGTCCGGCGATGCCGTTGTTGGTCCCGAACATCGACCGCAGCGCCAGCGACGTGTAGCCGAACTCCATCGCCAGCTCGACATCCTGCGTCAGGTCGAGCCCGAGCCCGCCCCATTCCTGCGGGATCGCGTAGCCGAACAGGCCCATCTCCGCGGCCTGCGTGCGCAGGTCGTCCGGGATGGCGTTGCCGTCCATGATCTCCTGCTCGCGCGGGACGACCTTCGCCCGGACGAAGTCGCGCACCAGCTCCAGGATGGGCCGGAAGTCCTCGGGGGTAACCGCAGCTGCCATGCCCCCACTATGACCCAGGCCGCGCGGCTGGAAAATACTTTATCAGAAATCTCCGAATGCCTCACACCGTCGAGTGCCCTCCGCGACCGGTGTTGCAGCAGGTCAGACCCAATTTCAGGGTGGGAAGTGCGCTGTCTGCGTAGGTGGGCACCTGTGCCGCGATCGTGTAATACTTCATCCGATACTGACCGCGGAGGGGAGAAGGCAGTGGCGATGCCCGCGAGCGCCGGACCGCGCCGCACCGGCCCGGCGAACCTCAACGCGATGGCCGCCCAGGAGATCCGCCGTCGCGTCTTCTCCGGCCAGCTGCGCGCCGGGGCGAAGATCGACCAGGAGGCGCTCGCCGACGAACTCGGCATCAGCAAACTGCCCGTCCGCGAAGCCCTGATCACCCTCGACCACGAGGGCGTCGTCGAGCACATCGCCCGCCGCGGCGCGTTCGTCGCCCGGATGACGCGCGACGACATCCGCGACCACTACCGCGTGTTCGGCGTCGTGTCCGGACTGGCCGCCGAGCGCGCGGCGAAAAACCTGTCCCCGGAAAGCCTCCAGGCGCTGCATGATCTCGCGGACCGGATGGAGTCGGCAGTGGACCGTGCCGAACAGGAACGGCTGAACTACGAGTTCCACCGGAGAATCAATTACGCCGCCGACTCGCGCCGGCTGCTCTCGCTGCTCGGCATTCTGGCCAAAACGGTTTCGCACGGGTTCTATGAGGCACACGAAGACTGGCCGGCCAAGGCGCGGGACGACCACCGCCTGATCCTGGCCGCCCTGTCCGCCCGTTCCGCCGCCCGGGCGCGCACACTGGTGGAGAAACACCTCGCGGACGCGGGCGAGCGCGCGGTGGCTTTGCTGGAGAAGCAAGGATTCTGGGACCGCTGACCCGTTGTGTGAATTGACATTTTATGGCTCCGCCGAGTGCCCGTTACGGTCGAATTCATGGAGCGGAACTTTGACTCGGCCGAAGCACTCGCGGCCGCCTTGCGGGCCGGGGAAGCAACCTCGGCGGAGCTGACCGACGAGGCGATCGCCCGCATCGAGCGGGAAGACAAGGCACTCAACGCGATCTGCGTACCGGACTTCGACCGTGCCCGCGCCGCCGCCCGAGAGGCCGACCGGGCGCGCGCCCGCGGCGAAGACCGGCCGCTGCTCGGGATTCCGGTGACGGTCAAGGAGTGCTACAACGTCGCCGGCCTGCCCACGACCTGGGGCCTGCCGCACCACCGCGACTTCCTGCCCGCCGAGGACGCGGTCCAGGTCAAGCGGCTCAAGTCCGCGGGCGCGGTCATTCTCGGCAAAACCAACGTCCCGCTGGGACTTCAGGGACTGCAAAGCTCGAACCCGGTCTACGGCACCACCAACAACCCCTGGGACCACGACCGCACGCCAGGCGGTTCCTCCGGCGGCTCCTCGGCGGCTCTGGCGGCGGGCTTCGGCGCCCTGTCCATCGGCTCCGACATCGGCGGCTCGCTGCGCACGCCCGCGCATTTCTGCGGGGTCTACGGCCACAAACCGTCCCTCGGCCTGGTCGCGAACCGCGGCATGGTCCTGCCGGGCGAACTGCCCTTGCCGACCGAACTGCACCTCGCCGTCGTCGGCCCGATGGCGCGCACCGCCCGCGACCTCGCGCTCCTGCTCGACATCATGGCCGGACCGGACCCGCTGACCTACGGCGTGGCGCACGAACTGGCCCTGCCGCCCGCCCGCCACGAACGGCTGAGCGACTTCCGGGTCCTGATCCTCGACGACCATCCGTTCATCCCGACCGGAGCCGCGGTACGGGCCGGAGTGAACCGGGTAGCCGACGCGCTGGCCGACGCCGGTGCCCAGGTCGAACGGCACAGCCCGCTCCTGCCCGACCTGGAAGAAGCCGCGACGCTCTACACGCAGCTGCTGTTCTCCGGCTCAGTGGCGCGGTTCCCGGTCGACGCGTACGAGCAACTCCAGGCCCGAGCCGCCGGACTGAGCGCGGACGACCAAAGCCTCGACGCGGCCCGCCTGCGCGGAATGGTGCTCACCCACCGCGATTGGCTCGGCGTGCACCACCGCCGCGAACTCCACCGCCACGGCTGGCGGCAGTTCTTCGCGGAGTTCGACGCCGTGGTCTGCCCGGTCACGCCGACGCCCGCGTTCCCCCACGACCACAACCCGGACCTGCTCGCCTGCCGGATCGACATCGACGGCGTCGAATACCCGTTCTTCGACCAGCTCGTCTGGGCCGGGGTGGCCACCATGCCCGGCCTGCCCGCAACCGCGATGCCCGCGGGCCTTTCCCCGGAGGGGCTGCCGGTGGGGGTGCAGATCGTCGGGCCGATGTTCGAGGACCGCACGCCGTTGCGGCTGGCCGAACTGCTGGAGCAGCGGATCGGCGGCTTCCAGGCGCCGCAGTAGTGCGCTTGGCCGCCGTGCGCGAGCGGGCGGTCGCGGTGCCGAACGAGGTTTGACACGCTGGCTCGTCATTCATACATTATCTCCAACTGTGTATGAATGACGAGCGGAGCTGGTTCGGATGAAACTCGGCGAGACCGCTGTCGTCCTCGGCGGAAGCGTCGCGGGCCTGTGCGCCGCCGGGGCGCTGTCCCCGTACTTCGACCAAGTGCTCGTGCTGGAGCGGGACGAGCTTCCGGAGGAGGCCGAGCACCGGCGCGGGGTGCCGCAGAGCAAGCATCCGCACTTCCTGCTGAACTCGGGCCGCCGGGCGATCACCGCGCTGTTCCCCGGTTTCGAGGACGACCTCGTCGCGGCGGGCGGCCTGCACCTGATGCCGTCGATGGACGCCGCATACCTGGACCGGGAGGGCTGGTCGGCGCGCAAACGAAGTTCGATGACGATGGTCTACAGCTCGCGCATCCTCATCGAGCGCGTGCTGCGGGACAAGGTGCGGAAACTGTCCAATGTGGACCTCCGCGAGCGGGTCGCCGTGCGCGGTCTGGCCGCCGCGGGCGGGGCGGTCACCGGGGTCGAGGTCGCCGGGCCCGGCGGGGACGAGCGTTTCGACGCCGACTTCGTCGTGGACGCGATGGGCCGCGGCTCTCCCGTCGCGAACTGGCTGGTCGCGGCGGGCTGGCCGGAGCCCGAGGTGCGGACGCTCGACGCCAAGGTCACCTACACCTCGCGCTGGTACGAACTGCCGTCGCGGGAAAGCCGTCCGGCGACCTGGTGGTGGCGGCACCTGGTGCTCATGCCGACCCAGGATCGCGGCCGGCATCCCGCGGAGCACGAGTTCCTGGTGAACTTCTTCCCGATCGAAGGCGACCGGGTCATCGCCTGCATGGGTTCGTGGGGCCTGGAGATGCCACGGACGGCCGACGCCTTCGTCGCCTCCGCCCGCCGCACGCGGACGCCGTTGTTCGCCGCCGCGATGGACCGGTGC
The nucleotide sequence above comes from Amycolatopsis sp. AA4. Encoded proteins:
- the fabG gene encoding 3-oxoacyl-ACP reductase FabG, whose amino-acid sequence is MTLLDGRTAVITGGAQGIGLAIAELFVAHGARVVLGDLDGEAAAAAADSIDGEAIGVACDVTRASDVDALLAAAPSPVDVFVNNAGITRDATMRTMTEDDFDQVIDVHLKGTWNGTRKAAAIMRERKSGAIVNLSSLSGKVGMVGQTNYSAAKAGIVGLTKAAAKEMAHHGVRVNAIQPGLIRTAMTEAMPQKAWDQKMAEIPMGRAGEVGEIASVALFLASDLSSYMTGTVLEVTGGRFM
- a CDS encoding CoA ester lyase, which produces MTSRAATRAREATTLLFVPGDRPERFGKALAAGPSLVVLDLEDAVAPERKGYAREQVVAWLEENPECAVRVNAAGTAWHDEDLAVLRQRRCTVMLPKAEPATTRAAAEQLGVLPVVIALVETARGVLDARETATVPNVQRLAFGSFDLAAELGADPADRDAFVAARGALVLASAAAGLPGPIDGVTADLDNELHLTDEVRYARRLGLAGKLCVHPKQVPVAAAALRPTREEVRWAQSILDAAGAGGAVAVGGQMVDKPVLERAQRVLRQAREGNGR
- a CDS encoding NAD(P)/FAD-dependent oxidoreductase — translated: MKLGETAVVLGGSVAGLCAAGALSPYFDQVLVLERDELPEEAEHRRGVPQSKHPHFLLNSGRRAITALFPGFEDDLVAAGGLHLMPSMDAAYLDREGWSARKRSSMTMVYSSRILIERVLRDKVRKLSNVDLRERVAVRGLAAAGGAVTGVEVAGPGGDERFDADFVVDAMGRGSPVANWLVAAGWPEPEVRTLDAKVTYTSRWYELPSRESRPATWWWRHLVLMPTQDRGRHPAEHEFLVNFFPIEGDRVIACMGSWGLEMPRTADAFVASARRTRTPLFAAAMDRCTPTSEVHLTRSTGNRWRRYDRWTSPPRGLAFVGDSICAFNPFYAQGISSASGSALLLREHLSRAASLDGDFCARFLAAQRDLLKVPWTLAMARDRGYECAEGTERLPAWQRRLLAAVSAPAFSLIVGAAREDDVVDEHFAKVFNLDESLGEMMRNPRVLGGLARFCVRSLLGRHRVPFGFDPQAEPPATDYSPAAAAG
- a CDS encoding amidase; translation: MERNFDSAEALAAALRAGEATSAELTDEAIARIEREDKALNAICVPDFDRARAAAREADRARARGEDRPLLGIPVTVKECYNVAGLPTTWGLPHHRDFLPAEDAVQVKRLKSAGAVILGKTNVPLGLQGLQSSNPVYGTTNNPWDHDRTPGGSSGGSSAALAAGFGALSIGSDIGGSLRTPAHFCGVYGHKPSLGLVANRGMVLPGELPLPTELHLAVVGPMARTARDLALLLDIMAGPDPLTYGVAHELALPPARHERLSDFRVLILDDHPFIPTGAAVRAGVNRVADALADAGAQVERHSPLLPDLEEAATLYTQLLFSGSVARFPVDAYEQLQARAAGLSADDQSLDAARLRGMVLTHRDWLGVHHRRELHRHGWRQFFAEFDAVVCPVTPTPAFPHDHNPDLLACRIDIDGVEYPFFDQLVWAGVATMPGLPATAMPAGLSPEGLPVGVQIVGPMFEDRTPLRLAELLEQRIGGFQAPQ
- a CDS encoding acetyl-CoA C-acetyltransferase, translating into MRDGVICEPVRTPIGRFGGSLKSVPAADLGTIALKGLLERTGLPADAIDDVILGHCYPTSEAPAIGRVVALDAGLPVTVPGMQVDRRCGSGLQSVLLAALQVQAGASELIVAGGAESMSNTVFYANDLRWGATGAGVHLHDSLTRGRQTPGGKHYPVPGGMLETAENLRRQYRISREDQDQLAAESHRRAVAAQKSGVFAEEIIPVPVETRKGTVVVDTDEHPRPDTTVETLAKLRPVLGKQDPEATVTAGNASGQNDAAAVCIVTTRERADQLGLRPLVRLVSHGVAGVEPKIMGVGPVPASALALERAELKMSDIDLIELNEAFAAQALACTREWGFGDTDFDRLNVHGSGISLGHPVGATGTRILTTMAREMQRREARYGLETMCIGGGQGLAAVFERVSE
- a CDS encoding GntR family transcriptional regulator, which produces MPASAGPRRTGPANLNAMAAQEIRRRVFSGQLRAGAKIDQEALADELGISKLPVREALITLDHEGVVEHIARRGAFVARMTRDDIRDHYRVFGVVSGLAAERAAKNLSPESLQALHDLADRMESAVDRAEQERLNYEFHRRINYAADSRRLLSLLGILAKTVSHGFYEAHEDWPAKARDDHRLILAALSARSAARARTLVEKHLADAGERAVALLEKQGFWDR
- a CDS encoding acyl-CoA dehydrogenase family protein; the encoded protein is MAAAVTPEDFRPILELVRDFVRAKVVPREQEIMDGNAIPDDLRTQAAEMGLFGYAIPQEWGGLGLDLTQDVELAMEFGYTSLALRSMFGTNNGIAGQVLVGFGTDEQKSEWLERIASGEVVASFALTEPGAGSNPAGLRTKAVRDGDDWVLDGQKRFITNAPIADLFVVFARTRPADDSGPGIAVFLVPADTPGLEVGPKDKKMGQEGAWTADVTFNNVRVPGSALVGGNEDDGYRAAMTSLARGRVHIAALAVGSAQRALDESVAYAASATQGGQPIGDFQLVQAMLADQQTGVMAGRALVRETAARYVSGEDRRIGPSAAKLYCTEMAGKVADLAVQIHGGTGYMRDVPVERIYRDIRLLRLYEGTSEIQRLIIGGGLVRQAKKAQK
- a CDS encoding MaoC family dehydratase N-terminal domain-containing protein; its protein translation is MDPAPVAALAALFDNGLPAPQPGDDLPPLWHWVALPRWPVSAELGPDGHPARGTFLPAIDLPRRMFAGGEVLLHHAPKIGETVTRRSIVDSVTEKSGRSGKLVIVVVRTVLSDVDGSPLIEERQDIVYREASATTSEAPIEPADLAGSPFRRSEDGWDFATDPSLLMRFSAATANPHRIHYDWPYATRVEGYPGLVVHGPLMSLALAEVLRLDSPGARVTRLAHRNLAPLFCGQPAQLRTEPRPGGATLTLVGAAGPRTSLEADYEEGPSHA
- a CDS encoding CoA transferase — translated: MNPALLAGLRVVELSAYVATPLCGLTLAQLGADVVRVEPLGGAADRTRWPLADSGTSLYWSGLNKGKRAVAVDLESEVDRRRVADLIVDGGPCAVVTNTSRHADLGYEALRARRPDLIHVLLTGRADGGAAVDYTVQAGTGFPLLTGTGSEPVNHVLPAWDVCAGLYLAVGLLAAERQRQLTGRGRSIQVALEDVALATAGNLGYLAEAQLTDHSRTKSGNEIYGTYGDDFETADGVRVMIVLLTERHWDKMLAATGLSDAFAGLSNALGISFTTESDRYRHRDVITPLLARWFARTPYAEMAETLTRHRILWERYRSFAELGQNGGAALRRLALFGEIDQPGAGAHWAPKSPIQVNGDRLPPGPAPGVGQHNAEVLGER
- a CDS encoding acyl-CoA dehydrogenase family protein, with amino-acid sequence MTLTDDEQQMVALVAEFVDERVRPRVREFEADDIYPAEFIDEMKTLGFFGLLAPAEYGGVDVSTACFARVTEELARGWMSLAGAIGGHSVITYLIKTFGTPEQREKYLPAMAEGRIRATMALTEPGGGSDLQAMRTHAVPGDDGYTITGSKTWISNAAHSGLIGLLCITDREASPAHRGMSVLLVEPGDGLTISKKLPKLGYRGVEACELVFDGRKVPADAVLGGTPNQGWSQMMRGLEVGRIQVASRALGVGQAALNDAVRYAQERESFGKPIWKHQSVGNLLADMATKMRAARLLTLDAAEKLDAGERADMEAGMAKLFASETAMQVALDAIRVHGGYGYSKEYDVERYFRDAPLMIVGEGTNEIQRNVIAAQLIARNKI